In the Camarhynchus parvulus chromosome 12, STF_HiC, whole genome shotgun sequence genome, GCAGCATAGACCATTAATGCATGACAGAGATTGAGGTTGAACTTGCCACATTCTGTGTTGGCACCCACTTGAGTAGTGTTACTATTAATGATAGGTTTCAGAGTAATATTCCTGTGCTTTATGAGGAAAGAGCCAAGTGCTGGTTTCGACTTACCCATATTTCTTTTTGCCTGTCACCAGCAAGTGATCCTGTGGCCATCTTGGGACTGGGGTGGGCAGCAGTAGAACAATCTTTAGAGCATGGTAACAATGAGACAAGCTCCTGTGATTTTAATGTGAATGATCTTTAAGTCTCGGTATTGCAAGACCTGTGCTAAAGTAACATTTTAGCAATGCAAATAGTTTTGAAGACTCTTGGATTCCAAGGATGGAATCTGTTGGCTTGAGCCCATAGAGCTTTGAGGGTGGAGATGTAGCTCACATGCTGTTCTCTCTGTGCTGAGAGTCATGTGCAATGCTGAGCAAACACATCTACTGTATCACTTATCAACCAGGCACTTCTAGAATAACTTGGtttaattttcctgaaatctTTACTAATGGATTAATACATGGAATCAAAAGGGAGCATAAAAAGGCCTGGAGCATAGCTCTTGAGTGACAGACCATCTCTGATAATCACTGGTGTTTGCTGATCTCTAACTGGTGGCTTGGTGTCGTTGCAGGTTCAGGTCCAGGTCCAGCAGTCACCACAGCAGGTCTCCGCCCAGCAGCTCTCTCCACAGCTCTCTGTCCATCAGGCTTCAGAGCAGCCAATACAGGTCCAGGTGCAGATCCagggccaggcacagcagcaggcatCCCAGACAATACAGAGTCagtctctgcagagccccagcccatcgcagctgcaggcagctcagatCCAAGTGCAGCATGTGCAGACTGCCCAACAgatccaggctgcagagctacAGGAGGAACACATACAGCACCAGCAGATCCAGGCCCAGCTTGTGGCAGGACAGGCCATTACTGGTGGCCAGCAGATCCAGATCCAGACAGTCGGGGCACTGTCACCCCCGCCTTCTCAACAAGGCTCCCCACGAGAGGGAGAGAGGCGGATCAGCTCTGCGAGTGTCCTTCAGCCGGTGAAGAAACGTAAAGTGGATATGCCTATTACTGTATCGTATGCTATTTCAGGGCAGCCAGTTGCCACAGTGCTGGCCATTCCTCAGGGCCAGCAGCAAAGTTATGTCTCTTTAAGGCCAGACTTGTTAACAGTGGACAGTGCCCACCTGTATAGTGCCACTGGGACCATTACTAGCCCCACTGGAGAGACGTGGACCATCCCTGTTTACTCTGCTCAGCCACGTGGCGACCTTCAGCAGCAAAACATAACCCACATTGCCATCCCTCAGGAGGCCTACAATGCCGTCCACGTCAGTGGCTCCCCCACAACTCTGGCTACAGTGAAGCTGGAAGATGACAAGGATAAGATGGTGGGAAGTACTTCAGTAGTGAAGAACTCTCATGAGGAAGTGGTGCAGACTCTTGCTAATTCGATCTTTCCAGCGCAGTTTATGAACGGCAACATCCACATTCCAGTGGCAGTGcaggctgtggcagggacaTACCAGAATACAGCACAGACAGTGCACATATGGGACccacagcagcaacagcagcagcccacaCCAcaagagcaggggcagcagcagcagctacaaGTCACTTGCTCAGTAAGTTAAAACTGCCTATTGGTCTCAGTTGGTGATTAACAACTTACAAATGTTTTGGAGAGGGAGCGTGCCAACAGACAGCTGGTGTCTGGGAAGCAGAGATGCATCTGTCCCAGAAGCCTGAATGTGACACGGGGCGCTTGACTCCTGATGGGTGTAAGACTTTCATGTGATAATGTTGGTACATAGTTACAGGATTCAAAACATTCCAAAAGAGAGCACAGTCTTGATCTTAGTGTTAAAAATTAATAGATACATACTGATTGCCAGACTCTTCATAGCAGGTATTCTAGGATCTGCAGTATTTTCCCGAGCTGTTCCAGGGGTTGCAATGGACAGGCAGGGATAATTGCAGCCAGATAAGGTGTGCTAATATGTACTAGTCATGATCAGATACTTTGTGTTATGTTGGACATGGGAGTCCACAGCAGATCCCGTGCCCGGGTAAAGTATTGAAATCTGACTAGTTGTGAGCAAACTTCCTGGATCAAGTGTACTTTAGAGTACATaaggtatttaaaataaaataccctAAATATATAAACAATTCCAGGAGGAATGTACTCTCTCTCTGGGGGGGTCAATAAAGTTACTAGAGGTTAACATCATGCTTTTGGGAGTTGACCCTCTCAAAACTGAAACCGAGAAAGAATttgcctgcctgccctgtgctgtcctcTGGCATTGTGGTTCTAGGGGATCTGGGCAAGTTGCAGCAATTTTGCTCTATTTGTGAAAAATACAGGTTTGTTAAGAAGCATGTGCCAGTTCAGCAGATTTACGTCAGCCTATGTCCAGCCTTCACACTGGACCAAGGTGTCTGTGAGGTTAGGGCAGAAGACTGTCCCTTGGATTGGGCTGATGGAGGGAAGTGGCTCTGGAAAGCTTTCAGCTCTCTGGAGAGTAATGTGGCAGCActctggaggagagcagaggctCAGTTCTGGCTCCTGCAAAGACAACGTGTCAGTTCACCCCTGGACTCGTGATGGCAGAGAGAGGCTTTGCTTCACAACTTAGTCGCCATCTGCCTTGATTAAAGCTGGGCCTTTTCAGCAGTCTCTCTGCtcatgctgcagctgcaggggctgagaAACAAAAAGCTAGTAAGAGCTGATGCAGAGAATAAAAAGCCAGCCAGAGGGAGTTGGAAGGCTCCAGTCTGAGGCTCTTGCAGACTTTGCCTCttatgctgttgtttttttataCTAAGTAAGGTACAGGTATTTAAAGTCTTGATGCTGTTTTTGTATGCCATGGTCTCTAGTAATGTGAGAGCAACTTCCACTAATATTGACACTTAGCAGTAtcaaaggaaaagctgctttttggaGTAGCTcttaggaaggaaaaagcaaaactgttttGATATAAGAATTGCTATTTCTATAACATTCAGGCTACCAATGAGAGTTTGACTAAGGTCTGTAAAGCTGTTAATTGAGGTAGCAATGAGACTCTGTGGCATAGAATTGAAAACCTGTAGTGATGAACGCAGAGTGAGTGCAGCTGAAGGGCTTGCTGCAGGTTTTAGGTTGGTGTTATTGGTTGCCTGACAAATAAGTTTCAGTTTGAGGTTGAAATTCTTGGTGACCTAAGGTCCCACTGCAAAGTAAATTTCCAGAGGGTCTGGAGATGCCTTAGGTCTGTAATAAGTAACGCAGTCAGTCTTCACACAGTAATAGCTACTCCCCATTAATAATATTTGGTATTTTGAGAACGTTGCATTGAAATTGAATTGATGTTTTGATGCTGTGTTCCAGTCTTACTGCTTTATACCTTTTACAAATGAATTAATCTTATTTATCATTTATGCTAAGAATAGAATGTATTTATTCTGTGTGCCTATTATGTACTGCTTAAAGAAGAGAGTCTGAACAGGGAGGGATGCCAGTGGTGTATGGCATGTGATTGTACCCAGGACCTTCCTTAGGGCAGTCTAGGtgtggagcagcagtggtgaGTAAAGCTGGTGGCACCTTCCTGTTCAGGGGCTGGTGGTTTCTGTGGGCTGCTCTTGTAGTGAGATGGATTTCAGTGGCGATTCAGAGTGACAAGTGAGCTGAAAAGATCTGTCcattcaaactgaaagagttTTTGGAGTGTAAAATACTCTTTTGTGAGCAGCAATTCAGGTTGGACAGCAAAAGTTGCATTCCTTGGATTAATTTCTTGCTGGGAGTGTTGCAGAAGGTTGGTATCCTGGGGCTACAGGTATTGTGGGATTCTTGGTTTTTGTCCAGCTGTTGCATGTTGAAGTGTGTGTATAAACTGAAGGGTTTTCTTTCATAGGCTCAAACTGTTCAGGTTGCTGAAGTTGAACCACAGCCGCAGCCACAGACTTCACCTGAACTTCTACTTCCAAACTCTCTGAAGCCAGAAGAAGGTCTTGAAGTATGGAAAAGCTGGGCACAGACCAAgaatgcagagctggaaaaagaagCCCAAAATAGACTAGCACCTATTGGAAGTAAGTGCTGTTGACAATATggcctttgtttcctttcaagTAGGATTAGGAGTGACTAAAATGTTATGTGTGTACTGCTCTGGAAAACCCTTTTGTTTAATCAGTgatttttcctaaatttaaattttaatttactctGCAGTACTAATTATTGTGTATTCCCAGTGCCACAGGACATGTGTTagctctgtgctgagccccCTTGAGCACCTGGGCTGATAGCAATAGAAAAGGGCACTGCATGGCTGGGGTGATGGACAAACTGCCCATCCATGCTGGTAGAGCAGTCATGGGGTTGATGTTTTCCTGTTGCTGCAGGGTAGCATTTCACTGGGGACATGGTGAAAGAAGGCAATAGTCATGCAGTTGGTAGGGCAGAGGATCTTCCTATCAAACTCTTGCCTGTTTtatcttttaatatttctgaCAGCCTAAGATCTGGATTTACTTCAACTTGCGTTACTATACTGGGAGAATGAGGTAGTGCTGGACCTGCCAGATAGAATGGAGATGCGGAAAATCTTTCCTGAAATGTTAGGAAATAATATGGCTTTATCACTTAAGTAATatagctttgttttgttgttccAGGGCGTCAGCTGCTGAGGTTCCAGGAAGATCTCATCTCttcagctgtggctgagctgaATTATGGTCTGTGCTTAATGACACGAGAAGCTCGGAATGGTGATGGTGAACCCTATGATCCAGATGTGCTCTACTATATCTTCCTGTGTATTCAGAAGGTAGGATGGGACAGCTCTATGTGCTGCAGAACTGTCCCTGTTGTCAGAATGTGTAGGGGGACTTctggttataaaaataaagactgTGGCTTCTATTAAGCTTACCAAcaattttataagaaaaaagtCTCTTTGCTTAAAAAACCTTGAAAACATGAGATGACTTGTCTGTCCTTAGTACAAGCAATGCTTTAGTCTATGAGTTAAGTTTGTGAGTAACTGAGTTCAGTATCacagtgaaaataataaatccatTTAGCTTTTTTtgatggggaggagaagggtAGGATGATGTTTAAAGAAGTTGTCAATGTCAAGACTTAAATTTAGTTGAAGCTTTAACAGGCAAGAACTTAGCTTTATGTGCTATGGGAAGTATGAGCTttctggaagagctgcaggagcagagctatACTTGGACAGGGAAATTGAGCATCCTTGTTGTTAACCTGAAAAAGTAGCGTCCACTAGTCTTGTGAAATAACTGGAAGTGAACACACCTGAAATAAAAGGTGAAATCCAATCAGCTTTACCTTGTAAgatagtttttcctttttctgtcttggCATTGCCATGATAGTAATGGAGATTACCTACCCTGTATTCATCTTGCTGCAAGAGTACTCACTCTTTAAGTAAACTGTATTAGccttcagtgctgtgctgtaaAATGCTCAGCTGAGGATGTGGGCCCTTAGGATGAGGTCTGCTCTGAGGAACACACTTGCTCCCACTGTACTGGGCTGTGTTGTGATCTCTTACAGTATCTCTTTGAAAATGGCCGAGTCGATGACATCTTCTCAGATCTCTACTACATTCGGTTCACTGAATGGTTGCATGAAGTTCTTAAGGACATACAGCCCCGTGTTTCACCTCTTGGTAAGGGCCATTGTTTAAGAACTTTAAAACTTCCTAGAGCTTGGAATGTTTAAACTGAACCTACAGCATGAGTGTAGTCTGAATAGAAACCTTTTTGAAGTATGCAACATCCCTAGGCTAGCTAATGCTGGtcagggagaaaaatgtgaTGTTTGCAGTGAATGCTGGGGTTACTGCAGTTGTTGGGCTCTAACCCTGACTGTCATTGAGCATTATTTGTCTGTCACTTGTCACCAATCAGAAGGCACATTGTGGGGACTTTGTAGTGTTATAAGATTGGCTTACTTGGCAGGCAGCTGATCCTTGATTAGAATCAGGTTTCCTCATATGAAGTGGTAATACATCCTGCCTCTAATATGTATTGTTTCTTTGGGAGATAATACAGCAGTGTCATAGTGCCATGTAGCCAGATGGATGCTGTCTGCAGAACCAACTGagtgtgaaaggaaaaaacaatgaGTGAATAAAGCCTCCAGTGCTGCAGTCAGTTGCAGCTCAACCTTACATTTAGGAGATCATGGCAACAGGGATGGGGGAGGCAGTTCCAGAAGAGACaaattttgacagaaaattgTATGAGAACTAgataaaaattgcattttcagaGCATGGAAACCTGGTTTCTCATTGCTTCATTCCTTTTGATGTGTTTGGACATGAGTGCAAGAATTAATTCTTATGTTCAGTAGAGTAACTGATGTTACAGGCTAGGTGGCTAAGTGGCACCATGAGTTTTGgaatccttttgttttcagtctggCTGTTTGATCAGTGCTTTGACATTCCACAAGCCCTGGAGTTCATACTGCTGTCTTTCTGTTTATCTGTGTATTTGGAGTGtagtatttttcttctacacaaaggggaaaaaaatatccgAGAATCAAAGGATTACTCATGTGTCCAAATACATCACTTGGCACTGTGTGCTCACTGAAGCTGTGCACAGGGCCAAGAACTGATTTGTTACACTGGCCTGCCTGCTCTCACATATCATTGGATTAAGACCATATGCATTGGAGTCAAGCCAAcaattaaaagcttttaagtGCATATTCTTTTCTCTATGGGCTGGGATGTATAGGCATGTTGCACAAGCACACTCTCCACAGCTAGAGGTTGATGGATATGTACAAGTGTTTCCTAACTGTACCTGctatttaaaaagttatttgcaGAGCACTGAATCTTGACATTACTGAGaatctcctctttctccttctgttaAGATTTATATGCTCTCCAGTACTTACAGACTGTAaaatgctgcctgtgctcaTGTTGTATCTGTCCCCTGGCATGATGCTGACTTCTGATTATTGCAGGTTACATCCTCTCCAGTCATGTAACAGAAGAGATGCTGTGGGAGTGTAAGCAGCTTGGAGCTCACTCCCCTTCCACCTTGCTCACTACACTAATGTTTTTTAATACAAAGTAAGTACTCAGGTCTTAGGGAATCTTGGGGAATAAAAGAACTTCAGAGACCTTAACAGGATGGGTGGGAAACTGCTGCACTGTGTAGGGCAAAATCACAAGTTTCAAATGGTTGCACACAGAGCCCACTTGTAGCTCCATCAGACAAAGAAGATGCAGTATAACAAGGAAGTGAGCTAGCAGAGGGCAGAACTGTGGCTTTTGTatgctttgctgctggaagAGTCCTTAGCCCAGTGGTTCATTTGAGCTTCACCCTGCTCGTGATGACTAAAGATAGCTACCTTGCTGTTATGACTATGTCCCTTGCTTGCCTCTGAATGTTCTGTGTTCTGTTCTTGCTGCTCAGATACTTCCTATTGAAAACAGTAGACCAGCACATGAAGCTGGCCTTCTCCAAGGTGCTGAGGCAGACCAAGAAGAACCCTTCTAATCCCAAGGATAAAAGCACGAGTATCCGCTATATGAAGGCTCCAGGCATGCACCAGACAGGACAGAAAGGTAGTGTCTAGGAGGTTTCTTTGGTAATATTTTACTTACTTGGGCTTGAAGAAGTGGATGAACCTGGAGATGTTTGCAGGTAGGGAATCCAAGGCTCTGCCAGTTACCTGTAGCCTGGCAGTATGTGTTTTCCATGCATTCTCTCCAAGAGAGGATAGTACCTTCTAATCATAACCCTGGGGACATACCTTACCTGAGGCATGTGGGACTCAACAAGAACTaaggataatttttttgttacttttgtttgcttgtttttgttttgttttgtttttttatggGCAAAGAGACTATTGGGTGTAAGTGCTTATGAAGAGATGGAGAAAATTCTTTGGGAGGGCTTCTCTTACCTTGATTCATGTGAACTCATAAGAATTCCTATGTAAGTACAATCTATCCTCTTAAAAGCACAGGATACAACTGAGGCTTTGCAGTCTCAGTAGTGATATTTCCCTCATTTTGAACACTGGTTgaggagaaatggaaagaagGATATGGATGGGTTGTGATCTTCTATAGCCTTAGGATATAGCAAGCTCTGCATAATGCTTTTATATGCTGGCATTTATAGCCAGGTGCCTCTGCCCTGGAACAGCCATATGTCTCTTGCTAGCTCTTGTGTGGTGACAAGGTGCTGCAGTGTTGAGGCTCTAAGGTACTGCTCGGTGTGCTGTGCTTACACGGAGTG is a window encoding:
- the QRICH1 gene encoding glutamine-rich protein 1, whose amino-acid sequence is MNNSLENTISFEEYIRVKARTIPQHRMKEFLDSLASKGPEALQEFQQTATTTMVYQQGGNCIYTDSTEVAGSLLELACPVTTSIQQQTQPEQQIQVQQPQQVQVQVQVQQSPQQVSAQQLSPQLSVHQASEQPIQVQVQIQGQAQQQASQTIQSQSLQSPSPSQLQAAQIQVQHVQTAQQIQAAELQEEHIQHQQIQAQLVAGQAITGGQQIQIQTVGALSPPPSQQGSPREGERRISSASVLQPVKKRKVDMPITVSYAISGQPVATVLAIPQGQQQSYVSLRPDLLTVDSAHLYSATGTITSPTGETWTIPVYSAQPRGDLQQQNITHIAIPQEAYNAVHVSGSPTTLATVKLEDDKDKMVGSTSVVKNSHEEVVQTLANSIFPAQFMNGNIHIPVAVQAVAGTYQNTAQTVHIWDPQQQQQQPTPQEQGQQQQLQVTCSAQTVQVAEVEPQPQPQTSPELLLPNSLKPEEGLEVWKSWAQTKNAELEKEAQNRLAPIGRRQLLRFQEDLISSAVAELNYGLCLMTREARNGDGEPYDPDVLYYIFLCIQKYLFENGRVDDIFSDLYYIRFTEWLHEVLKDIQPRVSPLGYILSSHVTEEMLWECKQLGAHSPSTLLTTLMFFNTKYFLLKTVDQHMKLAFSKVLRQTKKNPSNPKDKSTSIRYMKAPGMHQTGQKVTDDMYAEQTENPENPLRCPIKLYDFYLFKCPQSVKGRNDTFYLTPEPVVAPNSPIWYSIQPISREQMEQMLTRILVIREIQEALAVANASTMH